One window from the genome of Nitrosospira multiformis encodes:
- a CDS encoding alpha-amylase/4-alpha-glucanotransferase domain-containing protein — protein MSQPISLLFGVHAHQPVGNFPEVLADAHLRCYQPFLKVLYRYPDFCFAMHISGWLLDYLIDRYPEDMALLREMVARGQVELFGAGDTEPVLAAIPTRDRIGQIQTFSDKLETKLGQRPQGAWLTERVWESTVVPALADCGIRYVIVDDYHFLCAGKAATELDGYFTTEEDGRKLNLFPISEALRYKLPFSPANEVVAYIESLAEYSLAGGGNAAIYFDDIEKFGIWPETYQWVYEKGWLDQFIQGVLASSRIRTQHYRDYHSGGRTRGIVYLPTTSYIEMNEWTLPAQPASIYADLVQQAKTAGWYERHKAFLRGGIWRNFFSRYPESNWMHKRMLGLSARLAALPEGQNTALMKDKLYESQANDAYWHGLFGGLYLPHLRRAVYKAMVELEAMLDTCMPRPARFVEDTDLDGTEEIYLQNGVIQAVLKLDGGGTICELDSYALRHNFGDTLRRQAEHYHHRIHRSGNNANEHSGAGIASAHDRVSFKHKIDAVDMEADEHARGLFVDRLNGAFVSYRHETSAVDRACFRADVFPLHIKKSFDLANNRLLVSYHFAGEVEGMFSTEINLAMPSCDGWSGRYIHQGQIPGGFGQLLELSTMTGLTLDDDELAGSIVLNVSSPAALRAQPHYSVSQSEGGFEKIMQAVTLKLEWPLSVGELMITLEFNTKKHHAHR, from the coding sequence ATGTCCCAACCCATCTCCCTGCTTTTCGGCGTTCATGCTCACCAGCCTGTCGGTAATTTTCCAGAAGTGCTCGCTGACGCACATCTGCGCTGTTATCAGCCTTTTCTGAAAGTACTTTATCGCTATCCGGATTTCTGTTTCGCGATGCACATTTCCGGCTGGCTATTGGACTATCTGATCGACCGTTATCCAGAGGATATGGCGTTGTTGCGGGAAATGGTGGCACGTGGACAGGTTGAGCTATTCGGTGCGGGCGACACCGAACCCGTATTGGCGGCGATTCCCACCCGCGATCGTATCGGACAAATCCAGACATTCTCGGATAAGCTGGAAACGAAACTGGGGCAGCGCCCTCAAGGGGCGTGGCTGACAGAGCGTGTCTGGGAGTCGACCGTGGTTCCCGCGCTGGCCGATTGCGGCATCCGCTATGTGATCGTGGATGATTATCATTTTCTCTGCGCAGGTAAAGCCGCAACGGAACTGGATGGCTATTTCACCACCGAAGAGGACGGGCGTAAGCTCAATCTCTTCCCTATCTCGGAAGCATTGCGTTACAAGCTGCCGTTTTCTCCGGCGAATGAAGTCGTGGCCTATATCGAGTCGCTCGCTGAGTACAGCCTAGCTGGCGGCGGCAATGCGGCGATTTATTTTGATGACATTGAAAAGTTCGGTATATGGCCGGAAACGTATCAATGGGTATATGAAAAGGGTTGGCTCGATCAATTCATTCAGGGTGTGCTGGCATCCTCCAGGATTCGTACCCAGCATTATCGCGACTATCATAGCGGGGGAAGAACCCGCGGTATCGTGTATTTGCCCACCACTTCATATATCGAAATGAATGAGTGGACATTGCCTGCCCAACCCGCCAGTATCTATGCCGATCTGGTGCAACAGGCTAAAACAGCGGGTTGGTATGAACGTCACAAGGCATTTTTGCGAGGGGGTATCTGGAGAAATTTCTTTTCGCGCTATCCTGAGTCCAACTGGATGCATAAACGCATGCTAGGCCTTTCCGCGCGGCTGGCTGCCCTGCCGGAGGGGCAAAACACCGCCCTAATGAAGGACAAGCTCTATGAGTCCCAGGCCAATGATGCCTATTGGCATGGTTTGTTCGGGGGCTTGTATCTACCCCATCTGCGGCGTGCGGTATACAAAGCGATGGTGGAACTGGAAGCGATGCTCGATACGTGTATGCCACGCCCCGCGCGGTTCGTGGAAGATACCGATCTTGACGGGACGGAGGAAATATATTTACAGAACGGTGTGATCCAGGCAGTGCTGAAGCTGGATGGCGGCGGCACCATTTGCGAGCTTGATTCCTATGCCTTGCGGCATAATTTTGGCGATACATTGCGGCGCCAGGCTGAACATTATCATCATAGAATTCATCGGAGCGGGAATAACGCGAACGAACATAGCGGTGCGGGCATCGCTTCGGCGCATGACCGGGTCAGTTTCAAGCATAAGATAGATGCGGTAGACATGGAAGCTGACGAGCATGCGCGAGGGCTGTTCGTGGATCGTTTGAATGGCGCATTTGTGAGTTATCGGCATGAGACATCCGCCGTCGATAGAGCATGCTTTCGGGCGGATGTGTTTCCGCTGCACATAAAAAAAAGTTTTGATCTTGCCAATAATCGGCTGCTTGTGTCATACCATTTTGCGGGTGAAGTGGAAGGCATGTTCAGCACCGAGATCAATCTTGCCATGCCAAGTTGCGACGGCTGGAGCGGCCGCTACATTCATCAGGGCCAGATTCCCGGGGGATTCGGTCAGCTGCTTGAATTGTCCACGATGACCGGTCTGACACTGGATGACGATGAGCTGGCTGGAAGTATTGTATTGAATGTCTCATCTCCAGCTGCATTGCGCGCACAACCCCATTATTCCGTATCACAGTCAGAAGGCGGATTCGAAAAAATCATGCAGGCCGTGACACTGAAATTGGAATGGCCGCTAAGTGTGGGCGAATTGATGATTACTTTGGAGTTCAACACAAAAAAGCATCATGCTCATAGATAA
- the fdxA gene encoding ferredoxin FdxA: MTYVVTESCIKCKYTDCVDVCPVDCFREGPNFLVIDPDECIDCTLCVAECPVEAIFAEDDVPTDQQHFITLNSELSKDWKPIIEKKDALADADDWAKVTGKLDKLER, from the coding sequence ATGACTTATGTGGTAACTGAAAGCTGTATCAAATGCAAATACACTGATTGCGTAGATGTGTGCCCGGTGGACTGCTTTCGCGAGGGGCCCAATTTTCTGGTGATCGATCCGGACGAGTGCATAGATTGCACACTTTGTGTAGCAGAGTGTCCAGTAGAAGCAATTTTTGCCGAGGATGATGTACCGACGGATCAACAGCATTTCATAACACTTAACTCCGAATTATCAAAAGACTGGAAACCTATCATTGAGAAGAAAGATGCTCTGGCCGATGCCGATGATTGGGCGAAGGTAACGGGCAAGCTGGATAAACTGGAGCGCTGA
- the glgB gene encoding 1,4-alpha-glucan branching protein GlgB, with product MSPNPMKSGISSRNNPMLEALLAARLHDPFAYLGARMEQDYSLARAFYPHAAHVWINIAGEFEPMERVHPGGIFEWYGTTLPPMPYLLRIEDGNAAPEEAIVYETYDAYAFPPQISDHDLYLFNEGRLRQAYRTLGSHATEINDIAGVLFSVWAPNAERVSVVGNFNRWDGRVHPMAVHGSSGVWELFIPGLPPGSLYKYEIRNRHSGEILLKTDPYARFYELRPNNAARTPEGGEIAWLDSGWMANRAAWNWLQAPLNIYEIHAGSWKRHPDGRFYSYRELARYLISYVREMGYTHVELLPVSEHPLDESWGYQTTGYFAATSRYGSPDDLKFFVDACHQAGIGVLLDWVPAHFPQDAFALSRFDGTALYEHEDPRVGLHQDWGTYIFNFGRNEVKSFLLSSAHYWLSEFHFDGLRVDAVASMLYLDYSRHPGEWLPNRYGGRENLEAIDFLRELNVMVHEEFPGALTLAEESTAWPAVSRPTYVGGLGFSMKWNMGWMNDTLSYILENPVHRRFHHDKLTFGQLYAYTENFVLPFSHDEVVHGKGSLLGKMPGDAWQKFANLRLLFTYQMTYPGKKLNFMGNEFAQGREWNSSRELDWYQLSYEQHSGVQAALRDLNHLYSNIPALHQLDFLPDGFAWIDCHDADNSVISYIRRASDGSFALVILNFTPVPRTGYRIGVPSQGTYHEIFNSDSSHYGGGNMGNMGEIDTSDQPWMGLPDSVVITLPPLAGIILSLETSRGIMVSTDEV from the coding sequence ATGAGTCCCAATCCCATGAAATCCGGCATTTCCTCCAGGAACAATCCCATGCTGGAAGCCCTATTGGCCGCACGGCTGCACGATCCTTTCGCTTATCTCGGCGCTCGCATGGAGCAGGATTACAGCCTGGCGCGCGCATTTTATCCCCATGCCGCTCATGTGTGGATCAATATAGCAGGCGAATTCGAGCCAATGGAACGGGTCCATCCCGGCGGCATTTTCGAATGGTACGGCACAACCTTGCCGCCCATGCCCTATCTCTTGCGTATCGAGGATGGCAACGCGGCGCCCGAAGAAGCAATCGTATATGAAACCTATGACGCCTATGCTTTCCCGCCGCAAATTTCCGATCATGACTTGTATCTGTTCAACGAAGGCCGGCTACGGCAAGCTTATCGCACGCTGGGCTCTCATGCCACGGAAATCAACGATATTGCAGGCGTACTTTTCTCTGTATGGGCACCCAACGCGGAACGCGTCAGCGTGGTGGGGAACTTCAACCGATGGGACGGGCGAGTACATCCGATGGCGGTTCATGGCTCGAGCGGAGTATGGGAGCTATTTATTCCGGGTCTGCCGCCGGGATCGCTCTATAAATATGAGATACGCAACCGCCACAGCGGTGAGATTCTTCTCAAGACAGACCCTTATGCCAGGTTTTACGAGTTACGGCCCAATAATGCCGCCCGCACGCCTGAGGGAGGTGAAATAGCCTGGCTGGATTCTGGCTGGATGGCAAACCGTGCGGCCTGGAATTGGCTGCAGGCTCCGTTGAATATTTATGAAATTCATGCCGGATCCTGGAAGCGGCATCCGGACGGACGCTTTTATTCTTACCGGGAACTCGCCCGGTATCTGATTTCCTATGTACGCGAAATGGGTTATACCCATGTCGAATTACTACCCGTTTCGGAGCATCCGCTCGATGAATCCTGGGGGTATCAGACAACGGGCTATTTCGCTGCTACCAGCCGCTATGGCTCACCCGATGATTTAAAATTTTTTGTCGATGCCTGTCATCAGGCAGGCATCGGTGTTTTGCTCGACTGGGTGCCAGCGCACTTTCCGCAAGACGCATTCGCTCTATCGCGATTTGATGGTACTGCCTTGTATGAACATGAAGATCCCCGTGTGGGTCTGCATCAGGATTGGGGCACCTATATTTTTAATTTCGGACGTAACGAAGTGAAATCGTTTCTACTGTCCAGCGCCCATTACTGGTTATCGGAATTTCATTTTGACGGATTGCGCGTGGATGCTGTTGCATCCATGCTCTACCTGGACTATTCCCGTCATCCGGGCGAATGGTTGCCCAATCGATATGGCGGCAGGGAGAACCTGGAGGCTATAGATTTCCTGCGCGAGCTGAACGTCATGGTGCACGAAGAGTTTCCGGGTGCCTTGACACTGGCTGAGGAATCCACCGCGTGGCCAGCCGTATCCCGCCCCACCTATGTTGGCGGTCTGGGATTCTCAATGAAGTGGAACATGGGCTGGATGAACGATACACTTTCTTATATTCTGGAAAATCCGGTGCATCGGCGCTTTCACCATGACAAGCTTACCTTCGGTCAGCTGTATGCGTACACTGAAAATTTCGTATTGCCGTTTTCGCATGATGAAGTCGTGCATGGCAAGGGCTCGCTGCTGGGTAAAATGCCGGGGGACGCGTGGCAGAAATTCGCAAATCTGCGCCTGCTGTTTACTTATCAAATGACCTATCCCGGTAAGAAACTCAATTTCATGGGTAACGAATTTGCACAAGGGCGCGAATGGAATTCCAGCCGGGAGCTGGACTGGTATCAGCTAAGTTATGAACAGCACAGCGGCGTACAGGCGGCATTGCGCGACCTCAATCATCTGTACAGCAATATACCCGCGTTGCATCAGCTCGACTTTTTACCGGATGGGTTTGCCTGGATAGACTGCCACGACGCCGATAACTCTGTCATCAGTTACATCCGGCGCGCATCCGATGGTTCATTTGCGCTGGTTATCCTTAATTTTACGCCGGTCCCGCGAACGGGCTATCGTATTGGTGTTCCTTCCCAAGGAACTTATCACGAGATATTCAACAGCGATTCTTCACACTATGGTGGAGGCAATATGGGCAATATGGGGGAAATCGATACTTCGGACCAGCCATGGATGGGGTTGCCGGATTCCGTCGTTATCACACTACCGCCGCTGGCGGGGATTATCCTTTCGCTTGAAACCTCGCGTGGCATTATGGTATCAACGGATGAGGTATGA
- a CDS encoding glycoside hydrolase family 57 protein, which yields MQPINFVLLWHMHQPDYRNYETGEFMLPWVYLHAIKDYTDMVSHLEAHPSMKAVVNFVPVLLDQLEDYAAQFATGKIRDPLLRLLATPDLEQVSASDRLRVFDSCFRSNHVTMMQPYPAYKRLYDMHETLRGHGEAELAYLSAQYLADLLVWYHLAWTGESVRRSNETVVRLMTQGGGFSHADRVQLLGLIGDLIQGLIPRYRKLAESGQIELSTTPHYHPLAPLLIDFSSARDSMPNENLPVEPAYPGGRGRVAVHLASAIESHTRRFGIRPSGVWPAEGAVSAPFLEILAEHGCQWSASGEAVLANSLRHSYPNQHLQDRGRYLYRPYRVQGKADSVTCFFRDEKLSDMIGFEYAKWFGRDAAEHLVHSLEDIGRNALPGENPVVSVILDGENAWEYYPYNGYYFLNDLYEILENHASIHVTTYRDYITSLKHIDAAALPVLAAGSWVYGTFSTWIGDRDKNHAWDLLCAAKHSYDLVMQSGRLSSEEMLKAERQLASCESSDWFWWLGDYNPPYVVSSFDQLFRDNLANLYGLLKLPTPKTVLEPISHGGGTPESGGTMRRAS from the coding sequence ATGCAACCAATAAATTTTGTCTTATTGTGGCACATGCATCAACCGGATTATCGTAATTACGAGACGGGTGAATTCATGCTGCCATGGGTGTATCTGCATGCCATCAAGGATTATACCGATATGGTATCTCATCTCGAGGCGCACCCTTCAATGAAGGCAGTTGTAAATTTTGTGCCGGTGCTGCTGGATCAACTGGAGGACTATGCCGCGCAGTTCGCCACTGGGAAAATACGGGATCCGCTGTTGCGTTTGCTGGCGACGCCTGACCTGGAACAGGTCTCCGCCAGTGATCGTCTGCGTGTATTCGATAGTTGTTTTCGCAGCAATCATGTAACGATGATGCAGCCATATCCGGCATATAAGCGTTTGTATGATATGCACGAGACGTTGCGGGGACATGGTGAGGCTGAACTGGCCTACCTTTCCGCCCAGTATCTGGCGGACCTGCTGGTATGGTATCACCTGGCGTGGACGGGTGAGAGCGTGCGCAGATCCAATGAGACTGTGGTGCGATTGATGACGCAAGGCGGGGGTTTCAGCCATGCGGACCGGGTGCAATTACTCGGCCTTATTGGGGACCTGATACAGGGATTGATTCCGCGTTACCGCAAGCTGGCCGAGTCGGGTCAGATCGAATTGTCCACCACGCCGCATTACCATCCGCTTGCCCCGCTGCTGATTGATTTCTCCTCCGCTCGTGACAGCATGCCCAACGAGAATTTGCCCGTGGAACCCGCCTACCCTGGGGGGAGGGGGCGTGTCGCTGTTCATCTGGCATCGGCCATCGAGAGTCATACGCGACGCTTCGGCATACGCCCCAGTGGCGTATGGCCTGCGGAAGGCGCCGTATCCGCGCCATTCCTGGAAATCTTGGCGGAACATGGTTGCCAATGGAGCGCCAGCGGCGAAGCCGTGCTGGCGAATAGTCTACGCCATTCGTACCCAAACCAGCACCTGCAGGACCGGGGCCGTTATCTCTATCGTCCCTACCGGGTACAAGGTAAAGCCGATAGCGTTACCTGTTTTTTCCGTGATGAGAAACTATCCGATATGATCGGCTTCGAGTATGCAAAATGGTTTGGGCGCGACGCCGCTGAGCATTTGGTACACTCCCTTGAAGATATCGGCCGGAATGCGCTGCCCGGAGAGAACCCGGTGGTGAGTGTGATTCTGGATGGCGAAAATGCGTGGGAGTACTATCCGTACAATGGTTACTATTTTCTTAATGATCTGTATGAGATTCTTGAGAATCATGCTTCGATTCACGTCACTACCTATCGTGACTATATCACATCACTGAAACATATTGATGCTGCTGCTCTGCCGGTATTGGCAGCGGGTAGCTGGGTATACGGAACGTTTTCCACATGGATCGGCGATCGCGACAAGAATCACGCCTGGGATCTCCTGTGTGCTGCCAAGCATAGTTACGATCTGGTAATGCAAAGCGGTCGATTGAGCAGCGAAGAAATGCTCAAAGCCGAGCGGCAACTGGCTTCCTGCGAGAGCTCCGACTGGTTCTGGTGGTTAGGTGACTATAATCCGCCTTACGTGGTATCAAGCTTCGACCAGTTATTTCGCGATAACCTGGCCAATCTTTACGGTCTGCTAAAACTGCCAACGCCGAAAACAGTACTCGAACCCATCAGCCATGGCGGTGGGACTCCCGAGTCTGGCGGCACGATGCGGCGTGCTTCTTGA
- a CDS encoding dihydroxyacetone kinase subunit DhaK, whose protein sequence is MAQFINTKESIVTEAIDGLVAASGGKLARLDGYPHIRVVVRNDWDKSKVALISGGGSGHEPAHAGFVGEGMLTAAVCGDIFASPTVDAVLAGILAVTGSSGCLLIVKNYTGDRLNFGLAAERARQFGLNVEIVIVDDDVALPDSPQARGVAGTLFVHKIASALAENGADLAHVATAARKVVSKTKSIGMSLNTCTIPGSPKEDRIPPGMAELGLGIHGEVGVEQVKFKDASEAVAAMVERLSAAMEEKPHVVMVNNLGGTSVIEMSIILNEIRRSAIGERITHVIGPAAMMTSLDMHGFSISAYPADDAEIALLKQHTPLAAWPRVSRLGQVAIQALPDGLTAVVPMPSMHKPTREFLISCCEVLIAAENDLNALDAKSGDGDTGSTLAGVARALISAVDRLPLADHTQLYRAIGLELSQTMGGSCGVLLAIFFAAAGDAASSGLPMREALQAGLQRMQEIGGARPGDRTMVDALAPALDALEESLPEAAKAARAGADRTAHMSKANAGRASYVNAKHLVGHADPGAEAVARLFEHLA, encoded by the coding sequence ATGGCCCAGTTCATCAACACTAAAGAAAGCATCGTCACCGAAGCCATCGATGGTCTGGTCGCGGCGTCTGGCGGTAAGCTGGCGCGGCTCGACGGCTATCCGCATATACGAGTGGTCGTACGTAATGACTGGGACAAGTCCAAGGTTGCATTGATCTCGGGAGGCGGATCGGGCCACGAACCGGCACATGCGGGTTTCGTCGGGGAAGGGATGCTGACGGCTGCGGTATGCGGCGACATCTTTGCCTCGCCGACAGTCGACGCGGTACTGGCAGGCATCCTTGCCGTGACGGGATCGTCCGGCTGCCTGCTCATCGTCAAGAATTATACCGGGGACCGATTAAATTTCGGGCTGGCGGCCGAACGCGCTCGCCAGTTTGGCTTGAATGTCGAGATAGTCATCGTCGACGATGATGTGGCGTTGCCTGACTCGCCTCAAGCCCGCGGCGTCGCCGGCACGCTTTTCGTGCACAAGATAGCCAGCGCGTTGGCCGAGAATGGTGCCGACTTGGCGCACGTCGCCACGGCCGCGCGCAAGGTCGTGTCAAAGACAAAAAGCATCGGCATGTCGCTAAACACCTGCACCATCCCGGGTTCGCCAAAGGAGGATCGCATCCCGCCCGGGATGGCTGAGCTTGGGCTTGGCATCCACGGTGAAGTCGGTGTTGAGCAGGTCAAGTTCAAGGACGCGAGCGAAGCTGTCGCTGCCATGGTCGAGCGCCTGTCAGCTGCAATGGAAGAAAAGCCGCATGTCGTTATGGTCAACAATCTCGGCGGCACGTCGGTCATCGAGATGTCGATCATTCTCAACGAAATCCGGCGGTCAGCGATTGGCGAGCGGATAACCCACGTCATCGGGCCGGCGGCCATGATGACATCGCTCGACATGCATGGCTTCTCGATTTCGGCCTATCCTGCCGACGATGCCGAGATCGCCCTGCTCAAGCAGCACACGCCGCTGGCAGCATGGCCACGGGTCTCCCGGCTAGGCCAGGTCGCGATTCAGGCGCTTCCGGACGGCCTGACGGCTGTCGTTCCGATGCCCTCAATGCACAAACCGACCAGGGAGTTCCTGATCAGTTGCTGCGAGGTTCTGATCGCCGCCGAGAACGACCTCAACGCGCTCGATGCGAAGTCAGGCGATGGGGACACCGGCAGCACGCTAGCCGGCGTGGCACGCGCCCTGATCAGCGCCGTGGACCGATTGCCGCTTGCCGACCATACCCAGCTCTATCGAGCCATTGGCTTGGAGCTTTCCCAAACCATGGGAGGCTCGTGCGGTGTGCTCCTCGCGATCTTCTTCGCCGCAGCGGGCGATGCCGCCTCAAGCGGCTTGCCAATGCGCGAAGCGTTGCAGGCCGGGTTGCAGAGAATGCAGGAGATCGGTGGTGCACGCCCGGGTGACCGCACCATGGTCGATGCCCTTGCGCCGGCCCTTGATGCCCTGGAAGAGAGCCTGCCCGAGGCGGCGAAAGCCGCACGTGCGGGTGCCGATCGCACTGCCCACATGAGCAAGGCGAATGCGGGCCGCGCTTCCTATGTCAATGCCAAGCATTTGGTGGGTCACGCTGATCCAGGTGCTGAGGCGGTCGCGCGACTGTTTGAACACTTGGCCTAA
- the glgA gene encoding glycogen synthase GlgA codes for MARAPSATLPGVLFITPEVYPLLKTGGLGDVSAALPAALREIKVDARLLIPGYPQVLKGLKHKRKIAEFAAQPPFPPSILLSAKLPLGASASVPIFIIDCPILYQREGSPYVNAAGHNWPDNALRFGLLSKIGAILASDASPLAWRPRIAHCNDWQSGLVPAYLHFHQGKKAASLMTIHNLAFQGIFPADTIAQLGLPATSFHINGAEYYGGMSFLKAGLYYSDHIATVSPTYAREIQMETLGFGMQGLLSARRNHISGIVNGIDTNDWDPATDPDIPRNYSANKLAAKAANKRALQQLLGLTIDPGIPLFGAVSRLTYQKGYDLLLEVAAQLTGLPAQLAILGSGEAMLEQELTTLAKNNPGKIAVHIGFDEKLSHLIEAGADSFLMPSRFEPCGLNQMYSQRYGTPPLVHATGGLVDTVVDCTPATLADGSASGFLFFDMTADSFLDAIRRVTVAYNNKSVWYRLMKNGMAKDFGWRSSAAAYRKIYLSLRS; via the coding sequence ATGGCGCGTGCTCCATCAGCTACCCTTCCTGGCGTTCTGTTCATAACACCAGAGGTTTATCCCCTGCTCAAAACCGGCGGTCTCGGTGATGTGAGCGCGGCGCTGCCGGCGGCATTACGGGAAATCAAGGTAGACGCTCGCCTACTTATCCCAGGCTATCCTCAAGTATTGAAAGGACTCAAACACAAACGCAAAATCGCGGAGTTCGCAGCTCAACCTCCATTCCCGCCATCGATACTGCTATCCGCAAAACTGCCGCTAGGGGCGTCCGCGAGCGTTCCTATATTTATCATCGATTGTCCCATTCTCTACCAGCGAGAAGGCAGTCCTTATGTGAATGCGGCCGGTCACAATTGGCCGGATAACGCGCTGCGTTTCGGCCTGCTCTCAAAAATCGGCGCAATTCTGGCGAGCGATGCCAGTCCACTCGCCTGGCGCCCACGTATCGCTCACTGCAACGATTGGCAAAGCGGTCTGGTGCCGGCATATCTGCATTTTCATCAAGGCAAAAAAGCGGCTTCCCTGATGACGATACATAATCTCGCTTTCCAGGGCATATTTCCCGCTGATACTATTGCTCAACTGGGACTGCCCGCCACCAGCTTTCACATAAACGGTGCCGAATACTATGGCGGCATGTCGTTTCTCAAGGCCGGGCTCTATTATTCCGATCACATCGCCACCGTGAGTCCCACCTATGCCAGGGAAATTCAGATGGAAACCCTGGGCTTTGGCATGCAGGGTTTACTGTCGGCACGCCGCAATCATATCAGCGGCATCGTCAACGGCATCGATACTAACGATTGGGACCCCGCCACCGATCCCGATATTCCACGGAATTACAGCGCTAATAAACTCGCAGCTAAAGCCGCCAATAAACGAGCACTGCAACAGTTGCTGGGATTGACTATCGATCCCGGCATTCCGCTGTTCGGAGCTGTAAGCCGCCTCACTTACCAGAAAGGTTATGATCTGTTACTTGAAGTAGCGGCGCAATTGACCGGACTGCCGGCGCAACTGGCTATTCTGGGTAGTGGCGAAGCCATGCTGGAACAGGAATTGACTACGTTGGCGAAAAATAATCCTGGAAAAATCGCCGTACATATTGGATTTGACGAAAAACTCTCCCACTTGATCGAAGCCGGAGCGGATAGCTTTCTGATGCCTTCCCGTTTCGAGCCCTGCGGCCTGAATCAGATGTATAGTCAACGCTATGGAACGCCCCCGCTAGTGCATGCGACAGGGGGCCTAGTAGATACGGTGGTCGATTGCACTCCCGCAACCCTGGCTGACGGAAGCGCCAGCGGCTTTTTGTTTTTCGATATGACCGCTGATAGCTTTCTTGACGCTATCCGGCGTGTCACCGTTGCCTACAATAATAAATCGGTCTGGTACCGCCTAATGAAAAATGGCATGGCCAAAGATTTCGGTTGGCGCTCCAGCGCTGCTGCTTACCGGAAAATCTACTTGTCGCTAAGATCTTGA
- the glgC gene encoding glucose-1-phosphate adenylyltransferase has product MTQEADLRFHSQVTRNSIALILAGGRGSRLRQLTDWRAKPAVPFGGKFRIIDFPLSNCVNSGIRRIGVATQYKAQSLISHIQHGWGFLDGRFKEFVELLPAQQRIEETWYQGTADAVYQNIDILRRHDPQYVLILGGDHVYKMDYSKLLADHVEKAADMTVSCIAIPAAEAGSFGVMSVNDDWRVTSFAEKSADPAHIPGQPGQVLASMGIYVFNASFLFEQLIHDHDERRSSHDFGKDLIPYLVPRHRVFAHRFFDSCVNMASGVPYWRDVGTIDAYWEANLDLTHVTPDLNLYDEDWPIWTHQEQLPPAKFVFDDDDRRGQALDSMVSGGCIISGSTVRRSLLFSNVQVRSYSSIEDSVILPNVDIGRNVSLRRVIVDKNCMIPPGLMAGFDPVEDRKRFHVTENGVTLITPEMLNQRIHHVR; this is encoded by the coding sequence ATGACACAGGAAGCCGATTTACGTTTTCATAGCCAGGTTACGCGTAATTCGATTGCGTTGATACTGGCGGGCGGGCGTGGCAGCCGCTTGCGGCAGCTGACCGATTGGCGTGCCAAGCCCGCGGTGCCCTTTGGCGGAAAATTCCGCATCATTGATTTTCCCCTCTCAAACTGTGTGAATTCCGGTATTCGCCGGATTGGCGTTGCTACTCAATATAAGGCGCAGAGCCTTATCAGTCATATTCAGCATGGATGGGGTTTTCTCGACGGACGCTTCAAGGAATTCGTCGAGCTGCTGCCGGCTCAGCAGCGAATCGAGGAAACCTGGTACCAGGGGACCGCCGACGCGGTGTACCAGAATATCGATATCCTCCGCCGTCACGATCCTCAGTATGTGCTGATCCTGGGTGGGGATCATGTTTACAAGATGGACTATAGCAAATTGTTGGCCGATCACGTGGAAAAGGCCGCGGACATGACGGTGTCGTGTATCGCCATTCCGGCGGCTGAAGCGGGTTCCTTTGGCGTCATGAGTGTTAACGACGATTGGCGCGTCACCAGCTTTGCGGAAAAATCTGCGGACCCCGCGCACATTCCGGGACAGCCTGGACAGGTGCTTGCGAGTATGGGCATTTATGTATTCAATGCATCGTTTCTTTTTGAGCAATTGATTCATGACCATGATGAACGGCGCTCGTCCCATGATTTTGGCAAAGATCTGATTCCGTACCTTGTGCCTCGTCACCGCGTATTCGCTCACCGTTTTTTTGACAGTTGCGTCAACATGGCGTCCGGTGTGCCCTACTGGCGAGACGTCGGTACCATCGATGCTTACTGGGAGGCCAATCTTGATCTGACTCATGTGACGCCAGACCTCAATCTGTATGATGAGGACTGGCCGATCTGGACCCATCAGGAACAGCTGCCGCCCGCCAAGTTTGTATTTGATGACGATGACCGGAGAGGTCAGGCGCTCGACTCAATGGTTTCGGGCGGATGTATTATCAGTGGTTCGACGGTGCGCCGCTCGCTATTGTTTTCCAATGTTCAGGTACGCAGCTACAGCAGCATCGAGGATTCGGTAATTTTACCCAATGTGGATATCGGCCGTAATGTGAGCCTGAGACGGGTAATAGTGGATAAAAATTGTATGATTCCCCCGGGTTTGATGGCAGGATTTGATCCGGTGGAGGACCGCAAACGATTTCATGTCACCGAAAATGGCGTTACGTTGATTACCCCGGAAATGCTCAACCAAAGAATACATCATGTCAGGTAA